A single region of the Sorghum bicolor cultivar BTx623 chromosome 9, Sorghum_bicolor_NCBIv3, whole genome shotgun sequence genome encodes:
- the LOC8071269 gene encoding glutamate--cysteine ligase A, chloroplastic, which yields MAVVSRLAVARVSSDGAARPAAAGGRRTRTALAGVRFPPAARTGRTRRGGAVAASPPTEEAVQMTEPLTKDDLVAYLVSGCKPKENWRIGTEHEKFGFEVDTLRPIKYDQIRDILNGLAERFDWDKIMEGDNVIGLKQGKQSISLEPGGQFELSGAPLETLHQTCAEVNSHLYQVKAVGEEMGIGFLGLGFQPKWALSDIPIMPKGRYEIMKNYMPKVGTLGLDMMFRTCTVQVNLDFSSEQDMIRKFRAGLALQPIATAIFANSPFKEGKPNGFLSLRSHIWTDTDNNRAGMLPFVFDNSFGFEQYVDYALDVPMYFVYRNKKYIDCTGMSFRDFMQGKLPQAPGELPTLNDWENHLTTIFPEVRLKRYLEMRGADGGPWRRLCALPAFWVGLLYDEESLQSIIDMTFDWTKEEREMLRRKVPVTGLKTPFRDGYVRDLAEEVLKLAKSGLERRGYKEVGFLREVDEVVRTGVTPAERLLNLYETKWQRNVDHVFEHLLY from the exons ATGGCGGTGGTGTCGCGGCTGGCAGTCGCGCGGGTGTCGTCGGACGGCGCGGCGCGCCCCGCGGCGGCAGgggggaggaggacgaggactgCGCTCGCGGGGGTTCGGTTCCCGCCGGCCGCCAGGACGGGGAGGACGAGGCGCGGCGGGGCCGTCGCGGCTAGCCCCcccacggaggaggcggtgcagATGACGGAGCCGCTCACCAAGGACGACCTCGTCGCCTACCTCGTCTCCGGGTGCAAGCCCAAGGAGAATTGGAG AATTGGCACGGAGCATGAAAAGTTTGGTTTCGAAGTCGACACGTTACGCCCTATAAAATACGATCAGATTCGTGACATACTGAATGGGCTCGCTGAGCGATTTGATTGGGACAAGATAATGGAAGGAGACAATGTTATCGGCCTCAAGCAG GGAAAGCAAAGCATCTCACTAGAACCTGGAGGCCAATTTGAACTTAGTGGCGCTCCTCTCGAAACATTACATCAAACTTGTGCTGAGGTCAATTCACATCTTTATCAG GTCAAAGCAGTTGGAGAGGAAATGGGAATAGGATTTCTTGGGCTTGGCTTTCAGCCGAAATGGGCACTGAGTGATATACCAATAATGCCAAAG GGAAGATACGAAATAATGAAGAATTACATGCCTAAAGTTGGTACCCTTGGTCTTGACATGATGTTCCGGACATGTACTGTGCAG GTTAATCTTGACTTCAGTTCAGAACAGGATATGATAAGGAAATTTCGCGCTGGCCTTGCATTGCAGCCT ATTGCAACTGCAATATTTGCCAATTCTCCCTTCAAAGAAGGAAAACCAAATGGATTTCTCAGCTTAAGGAG CCATATCTGGACAGATACTGATAACAACCGTGCAGGGATGCTCCCTTTTGTCTTCGATAACTCATTTGG GTTTGAGCAATATGTGGATTATGCATTGGATGTTCCAATGTATTTTGTGTATCGAAATAAAAAGTATATTGACTGCACCGGAATGTCGTTTCGG GATTTTATGCAAGGAAAGCTCCCACAGGCTCCTGGGGAGTTGCCTACTCTTAATGATTGGGAGAACCATCTAACAACAATTTTTCCTGAG GTTAGATTAAAAAGATACCTTGAGATGAGAGGTGCTGATGGTGGCCCATGGAGGAGATTGTGTGCACTGCCTGCATTTTGG GTTGGGCTGCTGTACGATGAGGAATCGTTACAAAGTATTATAGACATGACTTTTGATTGGACAAAGGAGGAAAGAGAGATGCTAAGACGGAAG GTACCTGTGACTGGTCTGAAGACACCATTTCGTGATGGATATGTAAGAGATTTAGCTGAGGAAGTTCTAAAACTGGCCAAG AGTGGACTGGAAAGAAGAGGATACAAGGAGGTTGGTTTCCTTAGAGAGGTTGACGAAGTGGTGAGAACAG GAGTGACACCTGCTGAGAGGCTTCTGAATCTGTACGAGACGAAGTGGCAACGCAACGTAGACCATGTTTTCGAGCATTTGTTATACTga
- the LOC8071270 gene encoding acetylornithine aminotransferase, mitochondrial, translating to MTSLQSFLAIKPAAAGWAAGARPAAAPQSRRARVSACLAAPPPPPTTAASAVGPARRELSAASRAVMDDEARYLVGTYKRSRVVFEYGRGCKLYDVDGREYLDMSAGIAVTALGHADPDVCATIAEQSGKIVHVSNVFYTTPQVELAKRLVEVSFADRAFFASTGTEANEAAIKFSRKFQRVAHPDSDDPPMEFLAFSSSFHGRTMGAVALTSKSQYREPFAPVMPGVTFVDYGDLEAAKKFIQSGRVAAVFVEPVQGEGGIHSATQEFLQGLREACDEAGALLVFDEVQCGFGRTGYLWAHEAYGVEPDIMTLAKPLANGIPIGVVLVKEKVAAAINYGDHGTTFGGGPLACQTAITVFDKIMKPGFLAEVSKKGENFKQLLRTKLSGNPHVKEVRGVGLLVGIELDVPAGPLVDACLDAGVIVLTAGKGNVVRLVPPLIISEKELEHAADVIRDCLPVLDVAAA from the exons ATGACCTCGCTCCAGTCCTTCCTCGCCATCAAGCCGGCCGCCGCCGGCTGGGCCGCGGGCGCGCGGCCCGCCGCCGCTCCGCAGTCCCGCCGCGCGCGCGTCTCGGCTTGCctcgcggcgccgccgccgccgccgaccaccGCGGCCTCTGCCGTGGGGCCGGCGCGGCGGGAGCTGTCGGCCGCGAGCCGCGCCGTCATGGACGACGAGGCGCGGTACCTCGTCGGCACATACAAGCGGTCCCGCGTCGTCTTCGAGTACGGGCGCGGGTGCAAGCTCTACGACGTCGACGGCCGCGAGTACCTCGACATGTCCGCTGGCATCGCCGTCACGGCGCTCGGCCACGCGGATCCCGACGTGTGCGCTACCATCGCGGAGCAGAGCGGTAAAATCGTCCACGTCAGCAACGTCTTCTACACTACACCCCAG GTGGAGCTCGCGAAGCGGCTCGTGGAGGTGTCGTTCGCGGACCGCGCTTTCTTCGCTAGCACTGGCACGGAGGCCAACGAGGCGGCCATCAAATTCTCCCGCAAGTTCCAGCGGGTCGCCCACCCGGACAGTGACGATCCGCCCATGGAGTTCTTGGCGTTCAGCAGCAGCTTCCATGGCCGAACCATGGGCGCGGTCGCGCTCACCAGCAAGTCGCAGTACCGGGAGCCCTTCGCGCCCGTCATGCCCGGAGTGACCTTCGTGGATTACGGCGATTTGGAGGCGGCCAAGAAGTTCATACAGTCCGGTAGGGTCGCTGCTGTGTTCGTCGAGCCCGTGCAGGGTGAGGGTGGTATTCACAGCGCCACACAGGAGTTCTTGCAGGGGCTGCGGGAGGCCTGTGATGAGGCGGGAGCCCTCTTGGTCTTTGATGAG GTGCAATGTGGTTTCGGGCGCACAGGTTACCTTTGGGCCCATGAGGCGTATGGAGTAGAACCAGACATCATGACCTTAGCAAAGCCATTGGCCAACGGTATTCCGATAGGTGTTGTCTTGGTCAAGGAGAAGGTTGCTGCAGCCATAAACTATGGCGACCATGGTACAACGTTCGGCGGCGGCCCTCTTGCCTGCCAGACTGCGATAACCGTGTTTGACAAAATCATGAAACCTGGGTTCTTGGCTGAGGTGTCCAAGAAAGGGGAAAACTTCAAGCAGCTCCTCCGCACTAAGCTGAGTGGAAACCCACACGTAAAGGAGGTCCGTGGGGTTGGTCTTCTTGTTGGCATTGAGCTAGATGTACCAGCTGGTCCTCTGGTCGACGCATGCTTGGACGCTGGCGTCATAGTGCTGACGGCCGGCAAAGGCAATGTTGTGAGGCTGGTGCCACCACTCATCATCTCAGAAAAGGAGCTGGAGCATGCCGCGGATGTTATAAGGGATTGTCTACCGGTGCTTGATGTTGCTGCTGCTTAA